One Halobacterium wangiae genomic window, CAAGATTTATGGTGGTGGGGCGAAACGTGATTGCAAGCAGTCATGCGAGGGGAGGGAATCGAGGGGGAGTCGACGCACGTTCTCGTCGCGGGGACCGGGGATTCGGTCGCGACACCGGCCGTTACGGACGAGTGTAGCGTGCTCGGCGTGACGTACGAGACGGACGCGGAGACGTGGCTCGGGCGCTGGGCCGGGGACGTCGAACGGGCGGCGGTCGTGAGCGTCGGGGAGCGCTCGCGGTCCGCGGCGAGTACGAGCGCCAGTGGGCGCCCGCTCACCGCGGTGACGGGTATCGTCGAGACAGTCCCCGACGAGACCGACGTGGGGACCGTCGGGTCGCTCGTCCACGACTACCTGTCGGCGTGGGCGGACGACGGCGAGACAACGGTGTTCGTGGACGACCTGGCGGCCGTCATCGACCGCACGTCCACGGAGACGGCGTTCCGGTTCGTCCACGCCGTCCTGTCGTGTGCGGACGCGACGGGTGCGCGGGTGGTCGTGACCCTCGACCCCGACGCGTACCCGCCACACGTCGTCGGGACGTTCGCCGAACTGTTCGACGACGTGCGACGCTAGAGCCAGTTCTCCCGGCGGAAGTAGCCGACGAGTATCGCCGCCATCAGCGCCATGCCGAGCATCACCGCTGGGTAGCCGAACTCCCAGCCGAGTTCGGGCATGCTCGTCGGGGTCCCCTCGAAGTTCATCCCGTAGATGCCGGCGACGAACGTCAACGGCAGGATGATGGTCGCGACGACGGTGAGCGTCTTCATCACCTCGTTGGTGGACATCGACAGCGCGTTCAGGTAGATGTCCCGCGCGCCGTTCGTGAGGTCGCGGTACGTCTCCGCGAGGTCGACGAGCTGGACCAGGTGGTCGTAGACGTCCCGGTAGAACTTCTCGGTGTTCTCCTCGATCTGTTCGGGGTCGCCACGGGCGAGCGCACCGACCGCGTCCCGGGTTGGCCACAGCAGGCGCCGCACCGACAGCAGGTCCCGTCGGAGGCTGTTGATGCGTTCGAGGACGTCGTCGCCGGTGGCGTCCATCACGTCGTTCTCGACGGCCTCGATGTCGTCCTCGATCTCGTCGAGGATCTCGTAGTAGTCGTCGACGATGCGGTCGATGCCGCGGTAGGCGGTGAAGTCCGGGCCGAAGGACAGCAGCCGGGGGTCGTCGCGGTCGACGCGCTCCCAGACGGCGTCGAGGGCGGGCAGGCGCTCGGGTTCGATGGTCACCAGCCAGTCGTCGCCGAGGAAGAAGGCGATCTGCTGGTCGCGGAGTTCGTCGGCGAACGCGACGTCGCCGCGGCGCAGCGTCGCGGCCTTCAGGAGGACGAACGTGTGGCCGTCGAACTCCTCGACCTTCGGCCGGACGTCCCCGAAGACGTCCTCTATCTCGAGGTGGTGGAGCCCGTAGCCGTCGGTGACGTCCCGGAGTTCCTCCTCCGCCGGGTCGACGACCCGGACCCACGTCGTGCCGGCCTCGTCCCGCGCCGCCGCCGCGTCGTCGTACTCGGCGTGGATCCCGTCCGCGTAGACGACGGTGTGGACGGTCACGTCGCTACCTCCGAGTTCCCGCCGATGCTCGCGAGCGTGACGCCGACGATGACGGCGGTCACGCTGAACGCGCGCCCGGGGTACGGAGTGGCGATTCCCAGGAGGTAGCCCGCGACACCCACTCCTGTGAGCCCCAGGCCGAACGCCCGCAGTCGATCCATACCCCTCCCTCTTCGCGGACCGTCAAAAAAGGCGACCCCGTGCTACTCGAGCCGTTCTTCCTGGTAGCTCCCGTCGTAGGCTCCCTCGTGTGCCGCCTCGGAGAGCACTAGCTGGGCGACGCGGGCGCCTCGCTCCAGTTCGACGTCGTGGTGGACCTCCAGCAGGCCCTCTCCCTTCCCCGTGTAGCCGGCGTCCCAGACGGCCGTGTTCAGCATGCAGGAGTTCCGCATGAGCGACGACCGCGGGTAGAGGAAGCCGACGTGGCCCTCGGGGATGGAGATGGTCTCGGCGTACTGGAGGATGTAGCCGCCCGGCGGGAGGTCGAAGGTGTCGTCGTCTCCCTCTGGCTGTCTGGCCTCCCGGTCGCCGATGGACTTCCCGTCCCGGCCGATGCGTCCGGCTTCGACCTGTTCGAGGACGGCCTCGACGGTCAGGTCCACGCCGTTGGGCTGTATCTGCGCCTCGTCGACAGGGTCGACGTGCTCGGCGACGAACGCTCCGCTCTTGAACATACGCTCACTGTACGTGCTGCCCGGTTAGCGGTTGCGTTGTGGGCCGAACGTGTGTCTCGTCCACACGCCTCAATTAAGGAATGAGGGGCTGTATTAGGCGAATCCCCGAATCCTGAAACACGCGGGATTTATAATCGTAGAAGGTCCATCTTCGCACGCTATGGGACAGACGCTCACGGAAAAAATTCTCGATGACCATCTCGTCGAGGGCGAACTGACGCCCGGCGAAGAAATCGGCATCGAGATCGATCAGACGCTCTCCCAGGACACCACTGGGACGATGGTCTGGCTGCAGTTCGAGGCGCTGGAGATGGACGAGGTCCAGACGGAGCTCGCGGCGCAGTACTGCGACCACCAGACGTACCAGTTCGACTTCAAGAACACCGACGACCACCGATTCCTGCGGTCTGCGGCCGGCACGTACGGCGCGTACTTCTCCCGACCGGGCAACGGCATCTGCCACAACGTCCACAAGGAGAACTTCGCGGCGCCCGGCAAGACCCTGCTCGGCTCGGACAGCCACACGCCGACGCCCGGCGGCCTCGGCCAGCTGGCGATCGGCGCGGGCGGCATCGACATCGCGGTCGCCATGGGTGGCGGCCCCTACTACGTCGAGATGCCCGATGTCGTCAACGTCCGTCTGGAGGGTGAGCTCCCCGAGTGGGCCACCGCGAAGGACGTCATCCTCGAGATGCTCCGTCGCCTCTCGGTGAAAGGCGGCGTCGGCAAGGTGCTGGAGTACACGGGGCCGGGCGTGGAGACGCTCTCGGTGCCCGAGCGCACCACCATCACGAACATGGGGACGGAACTCGGTGCGACCTCCTCCATCTTCCCGACCGACGAGACCACGAAGGAGTGGATGGCGAACTTCGACCGCGAGGACGAGTTCGTCGAGCTCACGCCGGACGAGGACGCCGAGTACGCCGACGAGATCGTCGTCGACCTCTCGGACCTCGAACCCCTCATCTCGACGCCGTCGATGCCCGACAACGTCGTTCCCGTCCGCGAGGTCGCGGGCGAGAAGGTCGAGCAGGTCGTCGTCGGCTCCTGTACGAACGGCGGCTACGAGGACATCCTCCCGGCCGCGAAGATGCTCGAGGGCCGGCAGATCAACCCCGGCACCGAGATGATCGTCGCGCCCGGCTCCAAGCAGGCCTCCGAGATGCTCGCCCGCCAGGGCTGGACCGCGGAGATGATGGCGGCCGGCGTCAACTTCTCCGAGGCGACGTGTGGCGCGTGTATCGGTATCGGTCACGTGCCCGCCTCCGACTCCGTCTCGCTGCGGACGTTCAACCGCAACTTCGAGGGTCGCTCCGGCATCGAGGACGACTCCGTCTACCTCTGCTCGCCGGAAGTCGCCGCCGCGGCCGCCCTCAAGGGCGAAATCGTCGACCCGCGTGACCTCGCCGACGAACTCGGCGACCTCGAGGACCCCGGCTTCGAGATGGGGACCACGTACACCGCGGGCTACGGCGAAGGCGACGCCGACATCATCACGCCCGAGGAGGCCATCGACGACGACCTCATCAAGGGCCCGAACATCTCCAGTGTGCCCGTGAAGGACCCCATCGACGCGGACGTCTCCGGTGAGACGCTCCTGAAGATGGGCGACAACATCACCACGGACCACATCATCCCGGCGACCTCCGACATCCTCAAGTTCCGCTCGAACATCGAGCGGCTCTCGGAGTTCACGCTCTCGCGCATCGACGACACGTTCGCCGAGCGCGCGAAGGCCACCGACAGCGGCGTCATCGTCGCCGGCGAGAACTACGGCCAGGGGTCGTCCCGCGAACACGCGGCGATGTGCCCGATGTTCCTCGGCGTCGAGGCGGTGCTCGCACAGAGCTTCGCCCGCATCCACAAGGCCAACCTGTTCAACTTCGGTCTCATCCCCCTCGCCATCGACGAGGAGACCTACGACCGCATCGAGCAGGGCGACGACATCGAGATCGTCGACGACGCCCGTGCGGGCGTCGAGTCCGGCCAGGAGGAGTTCACCATCCGCGTGAACGACGACTGGGAGGCGACCGCCCACCTCGACGCCTCCGAGCGCGAGCGGCGCACGCTCGCCGCCGGTGGCAAGCTCTCGCTGACGAAGCAGCGCCACGGCGAGGACAGCGGCGCGGCGCCCGCCGACGACTAACGCTCCGTTCTTTCTTTCTTTCGCCGCGACTCCCAGCCGCTGCCACAGACACTTTATCCGCGGTCCGCTTAGCGGGGAGCGTGACGACAGCTGAGTCCGCGGACGCCACGTCGTCGATCCGACAGGCGACCCGCGCGGACCTGCTGGAGGTGTTCCGCATCGAGCAGTCCGTGTTCCCCCAGCCGTGGCCGTACTCCGGGTTCGAGCGCCAGCTACAGACGCCGGGGTTCCTCGTCAGCGAAGCGAGCGGCGACGGGGAGCCACCAACCATCGTCGGCTACGTGGTCGCGGACACCGTCTCGAACCACGGCCGGCCGCTCGGCCATGTGAAGAACCTCGCCGTCCACCCCGAGCGACGCGGCGAGGGCATGGGGCAGGCGCTGCTGGAACGGGGGCTCGCGGTGCTCTCGTCGCTCGGCGTGGAGCGCGTGAAACTCGAGGTCCGGGAGAGCAACGAGGCGGCCCGCGGCCTCTACGAAAAGTACGGGTTCGAGTACCTGCGGACCATCTCGGCGTACTACGCCGACGGTGAGGACGCCCACGTGCTGGTGGCGGACGTCGGCGACCGTGACGCGTTTTAGGAGGTAGCCCCACGCTGTGGGTATGGGCTACGAGTGTCCGGTCTGTACCACCGAGGAGGCCGACGGCGAGCACCTGGCGAACCACCTGGCGTTCACGGCGCTCGTCCGCGGCGGCGAGCACGAGGCGTGGCTCGACGACCACGTTGCGGACTGGGCGGACCGCGACCCCGAATCGCTGGCGCCCGAGGTGACCCCGCACGCGACGGAGACGGAGACCGAGCCGTCGAGTGAACCACACGGCCACGACCACGAGATGCCGGCCGTCGAACGGACCGGGAACGCGAACGTGTCGGGGGATGCCGCGGAGATTCTCGAGGAGGCACAGCGGCTGACAGAGGAGATGCGTGGCGAGGACAGCGAGGACGAGCGAAGCGAGTCCTCGGAGTGAGTGAACGGTGAGCGAAGCGAACCGTGAGCCGTACGGACAACGATGCGGCTTGACCCGTCAGCGTCCGAAAGTGAGTAGGGCGTGGCGGACGCCTCCAGAACTATGACCGAGACACGCGGCCTGCTCGCGCCAGAGACGGCGGCCGAGGTCCGCGAGCGCTTCGAGGCGGTCGGGACGCCGGCACAGACGGTCACCCGCGAGATTGCACGCGCGATGGAGTTCCCGAAGGAGGAGTACGACGAGCGCGTCACCGGCGAGGTGGTGGCGACGGCCCGCGACGCGCTGTTCGCGTCGCTGCTCCGGGTCGAGGTGGGCGACCGCGAGGAGTTCGCGGACGCCAAACGCGACTACCCTGACGCGGAGGTCCTCGAGAACGGGAGCCCGGACGTCGACGGCGTCGCCTGGCACTACGTCCCGTTCGCGGACGTGCTGGTGGCGACGACGTTCCAGAACGAACCGGACGCCGCGGTGGCGACGCTGCGGCGCATCGCGTTCGGGAAGTTCTACCGCGACGTGCTGTAGTCCGCACAGCACTCCTCGAAGTCGGCGTCCGGCGCGCGGCACTCGCCCGTGCAGGGGTGGTCGATGTATTGTTTGAGCGCCATCGCCGTCTCCTCGGTGAGCGCCTGGCCGATCTGTTCGGCGTCGGCATCCGGGAGCTGGAGGTCGTCGGTCGCGAAGTTCTCCACGAGACAGCGCTTCCACATCAGTTCGCGGGTGACCGACTCGCCCGCTTCGGTGAGGGTCGCGCCCTCGTAGCGCTCGTAGTCGACGAGACCCTCCTTGGCGAGCATGCCGAGGCGTTCGGTGA contains:
- a CDS encoding DUF7504 family protein, giving the protein MRGEGIEGESTHVLVAGTGDSVATPAVTDECSVLGVTYETDAETWLGRWAGDVERAAVVSVGERSRSAASTSASGRPLTAVTGIVETVPDETDVGTVGSLVHDYLSAWADDGETTVFVDDLAAVIDRTSTETAFRFVHAVLSCADATGARVVVTLDPDAYPPHVVGTFAELFDDVRR
- the corA gene encoding magnesium/cobalt transporter CorA yields the protein MTVHTVVYADGIHAEYDDAAAARDEAGTTWVRVVDPAEEELRDVTDGYGLHHLEIEDVFGDVRPKVEEFDGHTFVLLKAATLRRGDVAFADELRDQQIAFFLGDDWLVTIEPERLPALDAVWERVDRDDPRLLSFGPDFTAYRGIDRIVDDYYEILDEIEDDIEAVENDVMDATGDDVLERINSLRRDLLSVRRLLWPTRDAVGALARGDPEQIEENTEKFYRDVYDHLVQLVDLAETYRDLTNGARDIYLNALSMSTNEVMKTLTVVATIILPLTFVAGIYGMNFEGTPTSMPELGWEFGYPAVMLGMALMAAILVGYFRRENWL
- a CDS encoding deoxyuridine 5'-triphosphate nucleotidohydrolase, with protein sequence MFKSGAFVAEHVDPVDEAQIQPNGVDLTVEAVLEQVEAGRIGRDGKSIGDREARQPEGDDDTFDLPPGGYILQYAETISIPEGHVGFLYPRSSLMRNSCMLNTAVWDAGYTGKGEGLLEVHHDVELERGARVAQLVLSEAAHEGAYDGSYQEERLE
- a CDS encoding aconitate hydratase; amino-acid sequence: MGQTLTEKILDDHLVEGELTPGEEIGIEIDQTLSQDTTGTMVWLQFEALEMDEVQTELAAQYCDHQTYQFDFKNTDDHRFLRSAAGTYGAYFSRPGNGICHNVHKENFAAPGKTLLGSDSHTPTPGGLGQLAIGAGGIDIAVAMGGGPYYVEMPDVVNVRLEGELPEWATAKDVILEMLRRLSVKGGVGKVLEYTGPGVETLSVPERTTITNMGTELGATSSIFPTDETTKEWMANFDREDEFVELTPDEDAEYADEIVVDLSDLEPLISTPSMPDNVVPVREVAGEKVEQVVVGSCTNGGYEDILPAAKMLEGRQINPGTEMIVAPGSKQASEMLARQGWTAEMMAAGVNFSEATCGACIGIGHVPASDSVSLRTFNRNFEGRSGIEDDSVYLCSPEVAAAAALKGEIVDPRDLADELGDLEDPGFEMGTTYTAGYGEGDADIITPEEAIDDDLIKGPNISSVPVKDPIDADVSGETLLKMGDNITTDHIIPATSDILKFRSNIERLSEFTLSRIDDTFAERAKATDSGVIVAGENYGQGSSREHAAMCPMFLGVEAVLAQSFARIHKANLFNFGLIPLAIDEETYDRIEQGDDIEIVDDARAGVESGQEEFTIRVNDDWEATAHLDASERERRTLAAGGKLSLTKQRHGEDSGAAPADD
- the rimI gene encoding ribosomal protein S18-alanine N-acetyltransferase, whose amino-acid sequence is MTTAESADATSSIRQATRADLLEVFRIEQSVFPQPWPYSGFERQLQTPGFLVSEASGDGEPPTIVGYVVADTVSNHGRPLGHVKNLAVHPERRGEGMGQALLERGLAVLSSLGVERVKLEVRESNEAARGLYEKYGFEYLRTISAYYADGEDAHVLVADVGDRDAF
- a CDS encoding DUF5809 family protein: MTETRGLLAPETAAEVRERFEAVGTPAQTVTREIARAMEFPKEEYDERVTGEVVATARDALFASLLRVEVGDREEFADAKRDYPDAEVLENGSPDVDGVAWHYVPFADVLVATTFQNEPDAAVATLRRIAFGKFYRDVL
- a CDS encoding metal-dependent transcriptional regulator, with translation MSGAEVTESAGRYLSAILLASATSGRPAKTGEVADRLDVNPATVTERLGMLAKEGLVDYERYEGATLTEAGESVTRELMWKRCLVENFATDDLQLPDADAEQIGQALTEETAMALKQYIDHPCTGECRAPDADFEECCADYSTSR